From one Synechocystis sp. PCC 6803 substr. PCC-P genomic stretch:
- a CDS encoding class I SAM-dependent methyltransferase, producing MTDRRQYAPATQRNRETIAAVLQEYLPSQGSILEIASGTGEHACFFAPLFSPRWWITSDPDPLCRESIMAWRDHQALANFQSPLDLDVNDQVWPVEREILREPVTSIVAINLIHISPWESCLGLLTGAERILPEGGILYLYGPYRQKGVPTAPSNEAFDQSLQSRNPAWGLRQLEDVIGEAGKRNLHNQAIIPMPANNLSVIFQKGSGQNSG from the coding sequence ATGACCGATCGCCGTCAGTATGCTCCCGCTACCCAACGCAACCGAGAGACGATCGCCGCTGTTTTGCAGGAGTATCTCCCCTCCCAAGGCAGTATTTTAGAAATTGCCAGTGGCACCGGGGAACATGCTTGCTTTTTTGCGCCCCTATTTTCCCCCCGTTGGTGGATTACGTCTGACCCAGACCCCCTTTGCCGGGAAAGTATCATGGCCTGGCGAGACCATCAAGCATTGGCCAATTTTCAGTCACCTTTGGATTTGGACGTTAATGACCAGGTTTGGCCAGTGGAGCGAGAAATATTACGGGAACCCGTTACTAGTATTGTGGCCATCAACTTGATTCATATTTCCCCCTGGGAATCCTGCTTAGGGTTACTAACTGGGGCAGAACGCATTTTGCCGGAGGGGGGCATCCTCTATCTCTACGGCCCTTACCGCCAAAAGGGAGTACCAACGGCTCCTAGCAATGAAGCGTTTGATCAATCGTTGCAAAGTCGTAACCCAGCTTGGGGTTTGAGGCAGTTGGAAGATGTGATTGGGGAAGCGGGAAAGAGAAATTTACACAATCAAGCAATAATTCCCATGCCTGCTAACAATTTATCGGTAATTTTCCAGAAGGGGTCAGGGCAAAATTCTGGTTAA